The proteins below are encoded in one region of Parambassis ranga unplaced genomic scaffold, fParRan2.1 scaffold_21_arrow_ctg1, whole genome shotgun sequence:
- the LOC114429856 gene encoding NACHT, LRR and PYD domains-containing protein 12-like, which translates to MIVLPPIENIVRFVKDELKKIQKLLSPDYPECSESQREDEEDEEQRSSRESLVQITVHFLRRMKQEELAERLQSRTRAAECGRKLKSNLRKKFQCVFEGIAKAGEPTLLNQIYTELYITEGGTAEVNEEHEVRQIEAASRKAHRPETSIRPEGIFKGSPGRQEPIRTVMTKGVAGIGKTVLTQKFSLDWAEDKANQDIQFTFPFTFRELNVLRERKFSLVELVHHFFTETKEAGICSFQRLQVVFIFDGLDECRLPLDFQNNEILTDVTESTSVDVLLTNLIRGKLLPSARLWITTRPAAANQIPPDCVDVVTEVRGFTDPQKEEYFRKRFREEEQASRIISHIKTSRSLHIMCHIPVFCWITATVLEDMLETREGGELPKTLTEMYIHFLVVQTKVKMIKYDGGAETDPQWSPESRKMIQSLGKLAFDQLQKGNLIFYESDLTECGIDITAASVYSGVFTQIFKEERGLYQDKVFCFIHLSVQEFLAALHVHLTFISSAVNLLEKQKRTPLWSKVFGHKAELKHLHQSAVDKSLQSPSGHLDLFLRFLLGLSLETNQTLLRGLLTQTGSSSQTNQETVQYIKEKISENVSAERSINLFHCLNELNDRSLVEEIQQALRSGRLSTDELSPAQWSALVFILLSSEGLEVFDLKKYSASEEALLRLLPVVKASNKVLLSNCNLSERSCEALSSVLSSQSSSLRELDLDNNDLQDSGVKQLSRGLETPDCRLETLSLSGCLITQEGCASLASALTSNPSYLRELDLSYNHPGDSGVKLLSALLNSPDCSLKTLRVEHGGEQWLKPGLRKYFCQLEVDTNSVYTKLKLSDNNRKVTRVEEEQPYPDHPDRFDCFSQLLCRNVLTGRCYWEVEWRGGVDISVSYRRISRKGDSADCWFGRNNQSWSLGCNDRRYYVCHNRRHTSISSSSVSDRAAVYVDCPAGTLSFYRVSSDTLIHLHTFSTTFTQPLHAGFLLGPGS; encoded by the exons gagaacattgtcaggtttgtgaaggacgagctgaagaagatccagaagctcctgagtccagattacccagaatgctcagagagtcagagggaggatgaggaggatgaagagcagaggagcagcagagagtcattagtgcagatcacagtgcacttcctgaggaggatgaagcaggaggagctggctgagcgtctgcagagca gaactcgtgctgcagagtgtggacgtaaactcaagtctaacctgaggaagaagttccagtgtgtgtttgaggggatcgctaaagcaggagagccgacccttctgaaccagatctacacagagctctacatcacagagggggggactgcagaggtcaatgaggaacatgaggtcagacagattgaagcagcatccaggaaagcacacagaccagaaacaagcatcagaccagaaggcatctttaaaggctcacctggaagacaggaaccaatcagaacagtgatgacaaagggagtggctggcatcgggaaaacagtcctaacacagaagttctctCTGGACTGGGccgaagacaaagccaaccaggacatccagttcacatttccattcactttcagagagctgaatgtgctgagagagagaaagttcagcttggtggagcttgttcatcacttcttcactgaaaccaaagaggcaggaatctgcagctttcagcgcctccaggtggtcttcatctttgatggtctggatgagtgtcgacttcctctggacttccagaacaatgagatcctgactgatgtcacagagtccacctcagtggatgtgctgctgacaaacctcatcagggggaagctgcttccctctgctcgcctctggatcaccacacgacctgcagcagccaatcagatccctcctgactgtgtggacgtggtgacagaggtcagagggttcactgacccacagaaggaggagtacttcaggaagaggttcagagaggaggagcaggccagcaggatcatctcccacatcaagacatcacgaagcctccacatcatgtgccacatcccagtcttctgctggatcactgctacagttctggaggacatgttggaaaccagagagggaggagagctgcccaagaccctgactgagatgtacatccacttcctggtggttcagaccaaagtgaagatgatcaagtatgatggaggagctgaaacagatccacagtggagtccagagagcaggaagatgatccagtctctgggaaaactggcttttgaccagctgcagaaaggaaacctgatcttctatgaatcagacctgacagagtgtggcatcgatatcacagcagcctcagtgtactcaggagtgttcacacagatcttcaaagaggagagaggcctgtaccaggacaaggtgttctgcttcatccatctgagtgttcaggagtttctggctgctcttcatgtccatctgaccttcatcagctctgctgtcaacctgctggaaaaacaaaaaagaacaccTCTGTGGTCTAAAGTCTTTGGACACAAAGctgaactaaaacacctccaccagagtgctgtggacaagtccttacagagtccaagtggacacctggacttgttcctccgcttcctcctgggtctttcactggagaccaatcagactcttctacggggcctgctgacacagacaggaagtagctcacagaccaatcaggaaacagtccagtacatcaaggagaagatcagtgagaatgtgtctgcagagagaagtatcaatctgttccactgtctgaatgaactgaatgatcgttctctagtggaggagatccaacaggccctgagatcaggacgtctctccacagatgaactgtctcctgctcagtggtcagctctggtcttcatcttactgtcatcagaaggtctggaggtgtttgacctgaagaaatactctgcttcagaggaggctcttctgaggctgctgccagtggtcaaagcctccaacaaagttct actgagcaactgtaacctctcagagagaagctgtgaagctctgtcctcagtcctcagctcccagtcctctagtctgagagagctggacctggataataacgacctgcaggattcaggggtgaagcagctgtctcgtggactggagactccagactgcagactggagactctcag tctgtcagggtgtctgatcacacaggagggctgtgcttctctggcctcggctctgacctccaacccctcctatctgagagagctggacctgagctacaatcatccaggagactcaggagtgaagctgctgtctgctttactcaacagtccagattgtagtctgaagactctcag ggtggagcatggtggagagcagtggttaaaacctgggctgaggaagt atttctgtcaacttgaagtcgacacaaactcagtgtacacaaagctcaaactgtctgacaacaacaggaaggtgacacgtgtggaggaggagcagccatatcctgatcatccagacagatttgactgtttttctcagctgctgtgtagaaatgttctgactggtcgctgttactgggaggtcgagtggagaggaggggttgatatatcagtgagttacagaagaatcagcaggaaaggagacagtgctgactgctggtttggaagaaacaatcagtcctggagtctgggCTGCAATGATCGTCGTTACTATGTCTGTCACAATCGCAGAcacacatccatctcctcctcctctgtctctgacagagcagcagtgtatgtggactgtcctgctggcactctgtccttctacagagtctcctctgacacactgatccacctccacaccttcagcaccacattcactcagcctctacatgctgggttcttgttgggtcctggttcc